A genomic region of Paenibacillus sp. PL2-23 contains the following coding sequences:
- a CDS encoding type 1 glutamine amidotransferase family protein has translation MKNTVYLYVFDTMADWEIGYLTAELNSGRYYKKGLAPSKVVTVAVEKTPVTTMGGLKIQPDMKLDECSMESIDALILPGGNTWTEPIHQPILKTAQRCLEEGILVAAICGATMALAQAGLLNARPHTSNDLEYLKMICPTYTGEEYYRMESVVTDGNLITASGIAPLEFSVHVLKALGVFSSQALDAWYSLNKTQESKHFYELMNAIQ, from the coding sequence ATGAAGAATACGGTATATCTTTATGTGTTTGACACAATGGCAGACTGGGAAATAGGTTACTTAACGGCCGAACTGAACTCGGGAAGGTATTATAAGAAGGGGCTGGCGCCCTCCAAAGTAGTTACTGTGGCAGTGGAGAAGACACCTGTAACGACAATGGGCGGATTGAAAATACAACCTGACATGAAGCTGGATGAGTGCAGCATGGAAAGCATAGATGCATTGATTTTACCCGGTGGAAATACATGGACAGAACCCATTCATCAGCCCATCTTAAAAACCGCTCAGAGGTGTTTAGAGGAGGGTATACTGGTTGCAGCGATTTGTGGCGCAACAATGGCACTTGCCCAGGCAGGATTGCTGAATGCACGCCCGCATACAAGCAATGATCTGGAATACCTTAAAATGATCTGTCCCACTTACACGGGTGAAGAGTATTACAGAATGGAGTCTGTTGTTACGGATGGAAATCTGATTACTGCATCTGGAATAGCTCCATTGGAGTTTTCTGTACATGTCCTGAAAGCTCTAGGCGTGTTTTCTTCACAAGCATTAGATGCTTGGTATAGTCTTAATAAGACTCAGGAATCCAAACATTTCTATGAGCTGATGAATGCCATTCAGTAA
- a CDS encoding YafY family protein produces MLWILRSGRKLTATQIADSLEISVRTVYRYIDALCASGVPVVAESGHDGGIRILESFKETPLFFNSVEVKALVDAFKFAQGAGYPYTEELESALKKVENGLREEQRHELFLGSNGLDVIAPSRLPSVVPVLRDLEQAVKDGLTVRITYRNANTEQDDGREVDPYGLAYDRNEWYVVGFCHRSQAARTFRVDRIAWLELTEARFEKPERFSASVYFRDQSEREREADGPLTLIRIEGDPDTLNAVCRHWHMRHYLTERTDREARFLLDVSTMNKYLPMYLMTFGTAIRIREPLELKRQIQELAYGIAQHYDEDSD; encoded by the coding sequence ATGCTTTGGATACTTAGAAGCGGAAGGAAGCTCACCGCCACACAGATCGCGGATAGCTTGGAGATCAGCGTTCGCACCGTGTACCGATATATCGACGCATTATGCGCCAGCGGTGTGCCGGTCGTTGCGGAATCGGGCCATGACGGAGGCATTCGTATTCTGGAAAGCTTCAAGGAGACGCCATTGTTCTTCAACTCTGTAGAGGTGAAGGCGCTTGTGGATGCGTTTAAATTTGCGCAAGGCGCTGGGTATCCATATACAGAGGAGCTGGAAAGCGCGTTGAAGAAGGTAGAGAATGGGCTGCGCGAAGAGCAGCGCCACGAGCTGTTTCTTGGGTCAAATGGCTTGGATGTGATTGCTCCGTCACGTCTACCTTCCGTCGTGCCGGTGTTACGAGACCTAGAGCAGGCGGTGAAGGACGGATTGACGGTTCGCATCACCTATCGCAACGCGAATACGGAGCAGGACGACGGACGAGAAGTTGATCCGTACGGGCTGGCTTACGACCGCAACGAATGGTACGTTGTCGGGTTCTGCCATCGTTCACAGGCGGCGCGGACGTTCCGCGTGGACCGCATCGCGTGGCTGGAGCTGACTGAAGCACGGTTCGAAAAGCCGGAGCGTTTCTCCGCGTCCGTCTATTTCCGTGACCAGTCCGAACGAGAACGGGAGGCAGATGGACCACTTACGCTCATCCGCATCGAGGGAGATCCCGACACGCTTAACGCGGTTTGCCGCCACTGGCATATGCGCCACTATTTGACGGAACGGACCGATCGGGAGGCGCGGTTTCTGCTCGACGTCTCGACGATGAACAAGTACCTTCCGATGTATCTCATGACGTTCGGCACAGCCATTCGCATTCGGGAGCCGCTGGAGCTGAAGCGTCAAATTCAGGAATTGGCCTATGGTATCGCCCAACATTACGACGAAGATTCCGATTGA
- a CDS encoding AbrB/MazE/SpoVT family DNA-binding domain-containing protein gives MSTTVQKWGNSLGIRIPSQIAERIAVTQGSEVDLVVGDDHSLIVIPKKKKPTLEELLAQCKPENRHDEMDFGVEGKELL, from the coding sequence ATGTCGACTACTGTACAGAAGTGGGGCAACAGTCTAGGCATTCGTATTCCCAGCCAGATAGCCGAAAGGATTGCGGTCACCCAAGGGTCGGAAGTTGACTTGGTTGTGGGTGATGATCATTCGCTCATCGTCATACCCAAGAAGAAAAAGCCGACATTAGAAGAATTGTTGGCCCAATGCAAGCCGGAAAATCGCCACGACGAAATGGATTTCGGTGTAGAAGGGAAGGAATTGCTTTAG